A genomic window from Fusarium falciforme chromosome 2, complete sequence includes:
- a CDS encoding Zn(2)-C6 fungal-type domain-containing protein yields MLPRALAGVCGSSTQSTPDIAIFHAICAGSAFNLFELSGRRDSTLEVLALNHEGLELEHLRFCLGRQDVIRSQSLGPAILASIMVDAVSGTKGRWKTHLSGGISYLKHLQRQRRLAEDEYEFPANILRMALLSHWDMSGERNLALDSFDLDDANCFSGARSPLFANLAAMARFEGSTDYCPSTSELDTFELQLYLSFPPSQDSQRIDLDPCAAAAETHAARAFYYASLVHFQRTIRKTPPDAVRSLVNIGLQELEAIQTATGGAAGVMVLWPALVLGAEASTHDLKARVRIWFQAKEVFGIRNVHVIHDLIKDLWARRAHDSSLAWQHLIVEERYDVFRL; encoded by the coding sequence ATGCTCCCCCGCGCTCTTGCCGGGGTATGCGGCAGCTCGACACAGTCGACGCCCGACATTGCTATATTCCACGCCATCTGTGCGGGGTCCGCCTTCAATTTATTCGAACTGTCGGGTCGCAGGGATTCGACTCTAGAAGTCCTCGCCCTCAATCACGAGGGACTGGAGTTGGAGCACCTGCGATTCTGTCTCGGGCGCCAAGACGTAATCCGTAGCCAGTCCCTTGGCCCGGCCATCTTGGCGTCCATAATGGTGGATGCCGTCTCCGGGACGAAAGGAAGATGGAAAACACACTTGAGCGGCGGAATATCATACCTGAAACATCTCCAGAGACAGAGACGTCTTGCCGAGGATGAGTATGAATTCCCGGCCAACATTCTCCGGATGGCGTTGCTGAGCCACTGGGACATGTCTGGCGAGAGGAATCTAGCGCTTGATTCATtcgacctcgacgatgccAACTGCTTCTCCGGCGCACGCAGCCCACTCTTCGCAAACCTCGCGGCCATGGCCCGGTTTGAAGGGTCTACTGATTATTGCCCATCAACGAGCGAGCTGGACACGTTTGAGCTGCAATTATACTTGAGCTTTCCCCCGAGTCAGGACTCGCAAAGAATCGACCTCGATCcctgcgccgccgccgccgagacaCACGCAGCGCGGGCATTCTACTACGCGAGCCTGGTGCACTTCCAACGCACGATACGCAAAACACCTCCCGATGCGGTTCGCTCGCTCGTGAACATCGGCCTCCAGGAACTCGAAGCGATACAGACTGCGACTGGCGGAGCTGCGGGAGTCATGGTCCTCTGGCCTGCCCTTGTGCTGGGGGCCGAGGCATCAACCCACGACCTCAAAGCGCGGGTGAGAATATGGTTTCAAGCGAAGGAGGTCTTTGGCATTAGAAATGTGCACGTGATCCACgatctcatcaaggacctGTGGGCACGAAGAGCGCATGATAGCAGTTTGGCCTGGCAGCATCTAATTGTGGAGGAGAGGTATGATGTCTTTAGATTGTAG